A DNA window from Rossellomorea marisflavi contains the following coding sequences:
- a CDS encoding YitT family protein produces the protein MRQKIFSFLMMNVGALLVAVNVHFFLSPNDLATGGVSGLSIIMNHVFPGMSLGLFMILINLILFVVGLIFLGFSFGAKTVYASFALSFYVWLLETVAPIHAPLSNDVLIQLIIGQCIAAIGMAIVFHQDASTGGTDIIAMILNKYFNIEVGRGVLLSDLTIALSSAILFGPQVGMYAFFGVILNGLVIDYVLSQFNSNKEVVIISRHSSEIKSYIVHELGKGATVHTATGAFTSDEKEVITTILGRKDYSRLKGFITKTDNKAFITAHTMNEILGQNFKRLA, from the coding sequence ATGCGGCAAAAGATTTTTTCATTCTTGATGATGAACGTCGGAGCATTGCTGGTTGCGGTCAACGTTCATTTTTTCCTATCACCCAATGATTTAGCGACTGGAGGAGTGAGCGGTCTGTCGATTATCATGAATCACGTGTTCCCGGGTATGTCGCTTGGGCTCTTCATGATTCTCATCAATCTGATCTTGTTCGTGGTCGGCCTGATTTTCCTTGGCTTCAGTTTCGGGGCAAAAACGGTGTATGCAAGTTTCGCCCTGTCATTCTATGTTTGGCTTCTTGAGACGGTTGCACCGATCCATGCACCGCTATCAAATGATGTCCTGATCCAGCTCATCATCGGCCAATGCATCGCCGCAATCGGAATGGCCATCGTTTTTCATCAGGACGCTTCCACCGGCGGGACCGATATCATCGCCATGATCCTGAACAAATACTTCAATATCGAAGTGGGGCGCGGGGTCCTGCTATCAGATTTGACCATCGCACTTTCTTCTGCGATCCTATTCGGTCCACAGGTCGGGATGTACGCCTTCTTCGGGGTGATCCTGAATGGCTTGGTGATCGACTATGTACTCTCACAATTCAATTCCAATAAAGAAGTGGTGATCATCAGCCGCCACAGCTCAGAGATCAAGTCGTATATCGTCCACGAGCTTGGAAAGGGTGCAACGGTCCATACGGCGACGGGTGCCTTCACTTCTGATGAGAAGGAAGTCATCACCACGATCTTGGGACGCAAGGATTATTCCCGGTTAAAGGGCTTCATCACGAAAACCGACAACAAGGCATTCATCACCGCCCATACGATGAATGAAATCCTTGGTCAGAACTTTAAACGTTTAGCATAA
- a CDS encoding cobalamin B12-binding domain-containing protein — protein MNQLVQTFTKSILQGDVHSLLELHSSAIESKMDHLSFYEKVVKPSMYRIGEMWEKNQITVADEHLATATLKYLLSYLMNEHKAGKDQPKALLFCIEGEQHSLGLELANEIFKEHKWNTRFLGANVPIKDAVTFIEAWQPQMVGISIGMTTELGKLKTCIESIRKVNEKINIVVGGRLVAQYKLDFLEKEQVMTFNDLDELNSHLADLSKQSVSLES, from the coding sequence ATGAATCAGCTAGTCCAGACTTTTACGAAGTCAATCCTGCAAGGGGACGTGCATTCATTGCTTGAACTACACTCGTCAGCCATTGAATCAAAGATGGATCACCTGTCTTTTTATGAAAAGGTCGTCAAACCTTCCATGTATAGAATCGGTGAAATGTGGGAGAAGAATCAAATCACTGTCGCTGATGAGCATTTAGCCACGGCCACCTTGAAGTATCTCCTCTCTTATCTGATGAATGAACATAAAGCAGGGAAAGATCAGCCGAAGGCCCTCCTATTCTGCATTGAGGGGGAGCAGCACAGTCTCGGGCTGGAATTGGCAAATGAAATCTTCAAAGAACATAAATGGAACACCCGTTTCTTAGGGGCCAATGTTCCCATCAAAGATGCCGTCACGTTTATTGAAGCCTGGCAACCGCAGATGGTCGGGATTTCAATCGGGATGACCACTGAGCTGGGCAAACTGAAAACGTGCATCGAATCGATTAGAAAAGTAAATGAAAAGATTAATATAGTAGTAGGGGGAAGGCTTGTTGCCCAATATAAATTGGACTTCCTTGAGAAGGAACAGGTAATGACCTTCAATGATCTGGATGAATTGAACAGCCATCTTGCCGACCTTTCGAAACAATCCGTGTCACTGGAAAGTTGA
- a CDS encoding NAD(P)/FAD-dependent oxidoreductase: MEAKVVIVGAGLSGIMAARTLVERGVTDILLVEKSRSVGGRLATRRIGEGKADHGAQFFTVRSPKLEKEVESWLQKGWVRRWFGDAHPRYTGTEGMNALAKNLAAGLPVRLNTKILSITEHPDGCELKLEEGGVIKADHVLITAPAPQAAELIGIEVPVTFRPCLVGLLTLGGPSLLPAPGHLDGGSLPQGVERIVDHKAKGISSTPVLSIYMTGEWSEEHFSESDEKVLALITDLVRPFLGDGSKGNGSQVKRWKYAEAAEVINQPFLEAGKRTVLCGDAFLTKEDESGKTRFESAYLSGKSSGEFLADRVGES; the protein is encoded by the coding sequence ATGGAGGCAAAAGTGGTGATTGTAGGTGCAGGTTTATCGGGAATCATGGCGGCACGGACTCTTGTGGAAAGAGGGGTAACAGACATCCTCCTCGTTGAAAAGAGCAGGAGCGTGGGGGGGCGACTCGCAACGAGGCGGATCGGAGAAGGGAAGGCAGATCACGGTGCCCAGTTCTTCACGGTGCGCTCCCCGAAATTAGAGAAAGAAGTAGAGTCTTGGCTTCAGAAGGGATGGGTCCGCCGTTGGTTCGGTGATGCCCATCCACGGTACACCGGTACGGAAGGCATGAATGCCCTTGCCAAGAATCTGGCAGCAGGGCTACCCGTGCGTTTGAATACCAAGATCCTTTCCATCACGGAACATCCTGATGGATGCGAGTTGAAGCTTGAGGAAGGCGGGGTGATCAAAGCCGATCACGTGCTCATCACCGCCCCGGCACCCCAGGCAGCGGAGTTGATTGGGATAGAAGTCCCTGTCACTTTCCGTCCCTGCCTCGTTGGGTTGCTGACACTTGGTGGTCCTTCCCTTCTTCCGGCGCCAGGGCATCTGGATGGGGGCAGCCTGCCACAAGGAGTAGAACGGATCGTCGACCATAAGGCAAAGGGGATATCCTCTACGCCCGTATTATCTATCTATATGACAGGGGAATGGAGTGAGGAGCATTTCTCCGAATCAGATGAAAAGGTCCTTGCCCTCATCACGGATCTCGTTCGACCATTTTTGGGAGATGGAAGTAAAGGTAACGGCAGCCAGGTGAAAAGGTGGAAGTACGCCGAAGCGGCTGAAGTCATCAATCAACCTTTCCTAGAGGCGGGCAAAAGGACGGTCCTGTGTGGGGATGCGTTTTTGACGAAAGAAGATGAATCCGGTAAAACACGTTTTGAGAGCGCCTATCTCTCGGGAAAATCTTCTGGTGAATTCCTTGCTGATCGCGTAGGCGAATCCTGA
- a CDS encoding beta-class carbonic anhydrase — MTLLNTILDYNEQFVEEKAYEQYRTTKFPDKRLVILTCMDTRLVELLPKSMNIKNGDVKIVKNAGAILTHPFGSIMRSLLVAVYELQADEVIVIGHHDCGMSAIDSHKMVDKMKERGISEDTLGTLNYSGIDLHDWLKGFDSVQESVAHSVDMIKNHPLMDKKTPVHGLVIDPATGKLDLVVDGY, encoded by the coding sequence ATGACTCTATTGAACACCATCCTCGACTACAACGAACAATTCGTGGAAGAAAAAGCGTATGAGCAGTACCGTACCACCAAGTTCCCGGATAAGCGGCTCGTTATCCTCACATGCATGGATACACGCTTGGTGGAACTACTCCCTAAATCCATGAACATCAAAAACGGCGATGTCAAAATCGTCAAAAATGCCGGCGCCATCCTGACACATCCATTCGGAAGTATCATGCGCAGCCTTCTCGTTGCCGTGTATGAGCTACAGGCAGATGAAGTCATCGTCATCGGACATCATGACTGCGGCATGAGCGCCATCGACAGCCATAAGATGGTCGATAAGATGAAAGAACGCGGTATCAGCGAGGATACCCTGGGTACGCTCAACTATTCCGGCATCGACCTACACGACTGGTTGAAGGGCTTTGACTCCGTTCAAGAAAGCGTCGCCCACAGCGTTGATATGATCAAAAATCATCCGCTCATGGACAAGAAAACGCCTGTCCACGGACTCGTCATCGATCCGGCAACTGGAAAGCTCGATCTTGTTGTCGACGGATACTAA
- a CDS encoding nitric oxide synthase oxygenase, whose translation MPLLDEAQAFLIQFYHESEKSGTDLKERLREVREEIDSTGTYTHTKEELTFGAKLAWRNSNRCIGRLFWNSLQVFDRRDATTEEEVLGALEAHLEYATNGGKIRPTITVFRPSECDEEDIRLWNHQLVRYAGYEDGRGDPHSIEFTQKCRALGWEGEGTDFDVLPLVVQIGDRSPVWRSIPQDLALEVPLRHPEYPWFGDLGLKWYGVPLISDMELKVGGISYKAAPFNGWYMETEIGARNLADETRYNLLPKVAGHMGLDTSRNITLWKDKALIELNIAVLHSFKEQGVNIVDHHTAAQQFRLFEENEKKADRKVTGDWTWLIPPVSPATTHIFHKEYDNTWKSTNYFYQKKPY comes from the coding sequence ATGCCACTCCTGGATGAAGCACAGGCCTTTTTGATACAGTTTTATCATGAATCGGAGAAAAGCGGAACGGACCTTAAGGAAAGGTTGCGTGAAGTAAGGGAAGAAATTGATTCCACGGGTACCTATACCCATACGAAAGAGGAATTGACGTTCGGTGCAAAGCTTGCCTGGCGTAACAGCAACCGGTGCATCGGACGATTGTTCTGGAATTCCCTCCAAGTGTTCGACCGTCGGGATGCCACCACGGAAGAAGAGGTGCTGGGCGCTTTGGAAGCCCACCTGGAGTATGCGACAAACGGCGGGAAGATCCGACCGACCATCACGGTATTCAGACCGTCTGAATGTGACGAAGAGGACATCCGCCTTTGGAATCACCAGCTGGTTCGATATGCGGGGTATGAGGACGGAAGGGGGGACCCCCATTCCATCGAATTCACCCAAAAATGCAGGGCACTGGGATGGGAAGGAGAAGGAACGGATTTTGATGTCCTGCCTCTTGTCGTCCAGATCGGCGACCGTTCGCCTGTCTGGAGGTCTATTCCACAAGATCTAGCCCTCGAAGTGCCGCTCCGACACCCTGAATATCCATGGTTCGGGGACCTGGGGCTGAAATGGTACGGGGTTCCCCTCATATCGGATATGGAACTCAAAGTCGGAGGTATTTCCTATAAAGCAGCCCCGTTCAATGGCTGGTATATGGAAACGGAAATAGGAGCCCGGAATCTCGCAGACGAGACGCGCTACAATCTTTTGCCCAAAGTGGCAGGTCATATGGGACTGGATACATCCAGAAACATCACGCTTTGGAAAGATAAAGCCCTTATTGAGCTGAATATTGCCGTCCTCCATTCCTTCAAAGAACAAGGGGTCAACATTGTGGATCACCACACGGCAGCCCAGCAGTTCCGCCTTTTTGAAGAAAATGAAAAAAAGGCAGACCGGAAAGTCACAGGTGATTGGACATGGCTGATTCCGCCCGTATCACCGGCCACGACGCATATCTTTCATAAGGAATACGATAACACGTGGAAATCCACCAACTACTTTTATCAAAAAAAGCCTTACTGA
- a CDS encoding DUF6434 domain-containing protein, giving the protein MRPELSKETPANQFREYYWLKSELQLFCRSIGMSASGSKEEISTRIGHFLETGIMLKPSRTARPKAVQPVTLSLDTIIPEGHRCSQHVRTFFQSVIPNFHFSTFIQNYFMENIGKTYRDAVQAWHDEEKRKKDPSYERVISPQFEYNRFIRDYFNDPHNTRHSRNDAIAAWNEVKSKPGSNRYSRD; this is encoded by the coding sequence ATGAGGCCTGAATTATCGAAAGAAACTCCTGCAAACCAGTTCAGAGAGTACTATTGGCTAAAATCAGAACTCCAACTGTTCTGCAGATCCATAGGGATGAGTGCATCCGGATCCAAAGAAGAAATAAGCACGCGCATCGGGCATTTCCTCGAAACCGGGATCATGCTGAAACCTTCCCGGACTGCCAGACCGAAGGCCGTTCAACCGGTGACTCTCTCCCTTGATACAATCATTCCGGAAGGACACCGATGCAGTCAGCACGTGCGTACCTTCTTCCAGTCCGTCATCCCGAACTTCCATTTCAGTACCTTTATCCAAAACTACTTCATGGAAAACATCGGGAAGACCTATCGGGATGCCGTTCAAGCCTGGCATGATGAGGAGAAACGGAAAAAAGACCCGTCCTATGAACGGGTCATCTCACCGCAGTTTGAATATAACCGCTTCATCCGGGACTATTTCAACGACCCCCACAACACCCGTCACAGCAGGAACGATGCCATAGCCGCCTGGAACGAGGTGAAATCTAAGCCCGGAAGCAACCGCTATTCCCGGGATTGA
- a CDS encoding 5-formyltetrahydrofolate cyclo-ligase gives MDKSEIRHKVWGKLTDEKLGRFPFPLTNRIPNVKGAEKSAAHVRELEIYKRAGVIKVNPDAPQLPLRASILKDGKILLIPTPRLKDGFVMIRPEDVPEGEARKAASIKHMNAYGRVVPLSGIPRIDLIVVGSVAIHKDGRRLGKGEGYADREYAILREIGNPAVPVLTTIHSAQLVGDDIPRDSFDLAVDYIVTEEGVLETNTPYEKPAGIQWEHVTDEEKELMPILKELERHQSRE, from the coding sequence ATGGATAAAAGTGAAATCAGGCATAAAGTATGGGGAAAGCTGACGGATGAAAAGCTGGGCCGATTCCCGTTTCCTCTGACAAATCGAATCCCGAATGTGAAGGGGGCAGAGAAGTCGGCTGCCCATGTAAGGGAGCTGGAGATCTATAAGCGTGCAGGCGTCATCAAGGTGAATCCCGATGCACCGCAGCTTCCTTTGAGGGCATCGATCTTGAAGGATGGGAAAATCCTCTTGATCCCGACTCCCCGCTTGAAGGACGGGTTTGTGATGATCAGGCCAGAAGATGTTCCTGAAGGAGAAGCACGTAAGGCAGCAAGCATCAAACATATGAACGCGTATGGACGGGTCGTTCCTCTGTCCGGAATCCCCAGAATTGATTTAATCGTTGTAGGGTCAGTAGCCATCCATAAAGACGGAAGGCGGTTGGGGAAGGGGGAAGGGTATGCCGACCGTGAATATGCGATCCTGAGGGAAATCGGAAACCCGGCAGTACCCGTCCTCACAACCATCCATAGCGCCCAGCTTGTAGGTGATGACATCCCAAGGGATTCCTTTGACCTGGCCGTCGACTATATCGTGACGGAAGAAGGGGTACTGGAGACGAATACACCTTATGAAAAGCCTGCTGGGATACAATGGGAACATGTGACAGATGAAGAGAAGGAGCTCATGCCGATCTTGAAAGAACTGGAACGTCATCAATCCCGGGAATAG
- a CDS encoding DUF6241 domain-containing protein, protein MKKILTISLIALGLAAFVGFGAYKIFENASAFEEKANPAKAEKPEDKNSPYATKEEEVREQTGTIGGIEYTLKIPENAEEKDIVSIMHKMTHQKVRSQDKWGAIPMIPETVQTVLDTIHASSFDHKDKLQDIAEKWKSEDFSSIDKDHNYFWTLQGGTVGEAYGIMNKEEEEAFIQNNFKQAE, encoded by the coding sequence ATGAAAAAAATCTTAACCATCTCCCTTATTGCACTAGGGCTAGCCGCCTTTGTGGGGTTCGGGGCTTATAAAATATTTGAGAACGCATCGGCTTTCGAGGAGAAGGCAAACCCAGCAAAAGCTGAAAAACCTGAAGATAAAAACTCACCTTACGCAACCAAGGAAGAAGAAGTCAGGGAGCAGACAGGTACCATCGGAGGAATCGAATATACCTTGAAGATCCCTGAAAACGCCGAAGAAAAGGATATTGTCTCCATCATGCACAAAATGACCCACCAGAAAGTCCGCTCACAAGATAAATGGGGAGCCATCCCCATGATACCAGAAACCGTCCAAACCGTTCTTGATACCATTCATGCCTCTTCCTTCGATCACAAAGACAAACTTCAAGACATCGCCGAAAAGTGGAAGAGTGAAGATTTCTCTAGCATCGACAAGGATCATAACTACTTTTGGACCCTCCAAGGCGGCACAGTAGGAGAAGCCTACGGCATCATGAATAAGGAAGAGGAAGAAGCCTTCATCCAGAATAACTTCAAGCAAGCGGAATGA
- a CDS encoding GNAT family N-acetyltransferase — protein sequence MDLQLQRAEQKQIETIMDIYVRCREELEQQGLLQWGDHYPSREYFLREIKAGSLYILLADGVIAGCVTLNEWQSPEWADISWKYDDEWVVHAYFLDPVYQGQGLGSAFLSECESLAATKGYKSIRLDAYGRNKGANVLYEKNGYEFRGSIRFTSRPEGHQEYHCYEKRL from the coding sequence ATGGACCTACAGCTGCAACGAGCTGAACAGAAACAGATCGAAACCATTATGGACATCTATGTGCGTTGTCGGGAAGAGTTGGAACAACAAGGCCTTCTCCAATGGGGAGATCATTATCCGAGCAGGGAGTACTTCCTTCGCGAAATCAAGGCGGGAAGTCTTTATATCCTTTTGGCCGACGGAGTCATTGCAGGATGTGTGACACTGAATGAATGGCAGTCTCCTGAATGGGCTGATATTTCCTGGAAGTATGATGACGAGTGGGTCGTGCACGCCTATTTCCTCGATCCTGTTTACCAGGGGCAGGGATTGGGGTCTGCTTTCTTGAGCGAGTGTGAATCCCTGGCGGCCACCAAAGGGTATAAGAGTATAAGGCTTGATGCCTATGGAAGGAATAAAGGGGCAAATGTCCTGTATGAAAAGAATGGGTATGAATTTCGAGGTTCAATCCGCTTCACGTCCCGTCCTGAAGGCCATCAGGAATATCACTGCTACGAAAAACGCCTGTAA
- a CDS encoding RAxF-45 family protein, producing MNRSVGLRGKYLDFIYYCRAIFHIVAFKGTRMPFFSN from the coding sequence ATGAATCGTTCTGTAGGATTGCGTGGGAAGTATTTGGATTTTATTTACTACTGCCGTGCAATTTTTCATATTGTTGCGTTCAAGGGGACACGTATGCCCTTTTTTAGCAACTGA
- a CDS encoding peroxiredoxin family protein translates to MATFQLKDTVPDFELPSVAGETFSFKQHQKEHDSWHLIVFFRGSWCPVCQEELREFQAGKEYFEKHSVHIIGISSDSLDNLKEMVDKEDITFPILSDEKLEAIKAFDVFYHGEDAPYEDHGQHGEPAYFLVNEKGEILYQQKQTGPFGRPHPNELRKTISYIQKNIKE, encoded by the coding sequence ATGGCAACGTTTCAATTAAAAGATACAGTACCGGATTTTGAACTTCCATCCGTAGCAGGTGAAACATTCAGTTTTAAACAACATCAAAAAGAACATGACAGCTGGCACCTCATCGTATTCTTCAGGGGATCCTGGTGTCCCGTCTGCCAGGAAGAGCTCCGTGAATTCCAGGCAGGTAAGGAATACTTCGAGAAGCACAGCGTCCATATCATCGGAATCTCCAGCGACTCGCTTGATAACCTGAAGGAAATGGTCGATAAAGAAGATATCACCTTCCCGATTCTTTCCGATGAAAAATTGGAAGCCATCAAGGCATTTGATGTATTTTATCACGGAGAAGATGCTCCATATGAAGATCACGGACAGCACGGTGAGCCGGCATACTTCCTAGTGAATGAAAAGGGAGAAATCCTTTATCAACAAAAACAAACCGGTCCATTCGGCCGTCCGCATCCGAATGAACTCCGTAAAACAATCAGCTACATCCAGAAGAACATCAAGGAATAA
- the queF gene encoding preQ(1) synthase yields MSGRKDEDLTDLSLLGNQGTNYLFEYAPEILEAFDNKHPNRDYFVKFNCPEFTSLCPKTGQPDFATIYISYIPGEKMVESKSLKLYLFSFRNHGDFHEDCMNIIMNDLIELMDPRYIEVWGKFTPRGGISIDPYTNYGKPGTKYEEMAFHRLMNHDMYPETIDNR; encoded by the coding sequence ATGTCAGGCAGAAAAGATGAAGATCTTACAGACTTGTCCCTTTTAGGGAATCAAGGTACAAACTATCTATTCGAATATGCTCCTGAGATCCTGGAAGCATTCGATAATAAACATCCCAACAGGGACTACTTCGTGAAATTCAATTGTCCGGAATTTACGAGCCTTTGTCCGAAAACCGGACAGCCGGATTTTGCCACCATCTACATCAGCTATATCCCTGGCGAAAAAATGGTGGAAAGCAAATCGCTTAAATTGTACTTGTTCAGCTTCCGTAACCATGGTGATTTCCATGAAGATTGCATGAACATCATCATGAATGATCTGATCGAACTCATGGATCCACGTTATATCGAGGTCTGGGGCAAGTTCACTCCTCGCGGCGGCATCTCCATCGATCCATACACGAACTACGGGAAACCGGGTACGAAATATGAGGAAATGGCGTTCCATCGCTTGATGAATCATGATATGTATCCTGAGACCATCGACAATCGTTGA
- a CDS encoding EamA family transporter, whose product MKSYRASLCVLIGASSYGIHASVVKLGLGKGYAVPDITGLQYLFGLVMLFAAFLFTRKVKMTVGQVSALLGVGVFLSLTGIFYGMSLSLIPASIAVVMLFQFTWIGVLIEALYVRKVPSKKKLVSVLLLWIGTLFAGGLGSSRGFDWTGNSLGLLYGFGAAVTFALFMFFSGKAARSLPTFQKSMMISLGGILVVLAVFQPSFIQQPSKIIEMTDFGLLVAIFGNILPVVFFAIGTPHLDSSMSTIMGAAELPAAILAAMWILHEQVAIFQFAGIALILAGIIIPQIQTRQKKSFG is encoded by the coding sequence ATGAAATCATATCGTGCATCATTATGTGTGCTCATCGGGGCAAGCAGCTACGGCATCCACGCCTCGGTTGTAAAGCTGGGTCTGGGAAAAGGCTATGCGGTCCCGGATATCACCGGACTTCAATATTTATTCGGCTTGGTGATGCTGTTCGCCGCCTTTTTATTCACACGCAAGGTGAAGATGACGGTCGGACAGGTGTCCGCACTCTTGGGAGTAGGGGTGTTTTTAAGTTTAACGGGGATTTTTTATGGCATGAGCCTCAGTCTCATCCCTGCGTCCATCGCCGTCGTGATGCTGTTCCAGTTCACCTGGATCGGAGTACTGATTGAAGCCCTCTATGTAAGGAAAGTACCTTCAAAAAAGAAACTGGTTTCGGTCCTGCTTTTATGGATTGGTACGTTATTCGCCGGCGGCTTGGGTTCATCCCGGGGATTTGATTGGACTGGTAACTCGCTCGGACTGTTGTATGGATTCGGTGCTGCCGTCACGTTTGCCTTATTTATGTTTTTCAGCGGGAAGGCAGCAAGAAGCCTACCAACCTTTCAAAAAAGCATGATGATTTCCTTGGGTGGCATACTGGTTGTGCTGGCGGTTTTTCAGCCATCTTTCATCCAACAGCCGTCCAAAATTATTGAAATGACGGATTTCGGCCTGCTGGTGGCCATTTTCGGGAACATCCTACCCGTTGTCTTCTTCGCCATTGGTACACCACATCTTGATTCAAGTATGTCGACGATCATGGGGGCAGCGGAGCTTCCAGCCGCCATCCTGGCTGCCATGTGGATCCTACATGAGCAGGTGGCCATCTTTCAATTTGCGGGGATCGCCCTGATTCTGGCAGGAATCATCATTCCACAGATACAGACAAGACAAAAGAAGAGTTTTGGTTAA
- the abc-f gene encoding ribosomal protection-like ABC-F family protein, whose translation MIICSAQQISKMYGGHPVFEQLTFEIPQGARIGLVGRNGTGKTTLFKLLAGTDTPDSGTISMKKNAKIGYLAQIPEYPEGTLGIDVLKSAFSDLVAIGEKLKELEGKMGEGHGDLDAILEEYGRFQDLFSNEGGYEMEASIAMVVNGLGIQGLLDKEFSSCSGGEQTKLCLGFILLQEPDLLLLDEPTNHLDITAVEWLEHFLTDYNGTVMCISHDRYFLDHVINKVYHLEDGEITMYHTDYSGFVKEKEERLMIEFQAYQEQQKKIKKMKEAIKRLREWANQANPPNEGLHKRARNMERALERMEKLKRPVLDRRKMGLEFEGGDRSGKVVFSMEGASKSFDGRTLFHDAHMDLRFKDRTAIVGQNGTGKSTIVKILLGEMTADGGDVKIGSNVKMGYLSQHFVMADPEARLIDAFRDEVAVTEGEARHILARFMFYGPNVFRKVGQLSGGEKMRLRLAQLMHQDLNLLVLDEPTNHLDIDSREVLEEALEEFNGTILAVSHDRYFLNKLFQKTYWIHEGRLYFFEGPYTWAKEKLQEQIPVERPLEKKGAVTKPREKEKKMATTDTIEAELEALETEIALIEDRLQAEEDLGVLQELHEELERLEEQRELKYIQYEEQLS comes from the coding sequence ATGATTATTTGCAGCGCACAACAGATCAGTAAAATGTACGGGGGCCATCCTGTTTTTGAGCAATTGACCTTTGAAATACCCCAGGGGGCGAGAATCGGTCTTGTGGGGAGGAATGGGACGGGTAAGACGACGCTATTCAAGCTTCTTGCAGGAACCGACACCCCTGACTCGGGGACGATTTCGATGAAAAAGAACGCAAAAATCGGCTATCTTGCCCAAATACCGGAGTATCCGGAAGGGACATTGGGAATCGACGTCCTGAAGTCGGCGTTCTCCGATCTCGTGGCCATCGGTGAAAAGCTCAAGGAGTTGGAAGGGAAAATGGGCGAAGGACACGGGGACCTGGACGCGATCCTTGAAGAATATGGACGATTCCAGGATCTCTTCAGCAATGAAGGAGGGTATGAGATGGAGGCGTCTATTGCCATGGTCGTGAATGGACTTGGGATCCAGGGACTTCTTGATAAAGAGTTTTCCTCCTGCAGTGGAGGCGAGCAGACGAAGCTATGCCTAGGATTCATCCTTCTTCAGGAACCGGACCTTCTCCTGTTGGACGAACCGACGAACCATCTTGATATCACCGCCGTCGAGTGGCTGGAGCACTTTTTGACCGACTATAACGGCACGGTGATGTGTATTTCCCATGACCGCTACTTTTTGGATCATGTGATCAATAAGGTGTACCACCTTGAAGACGGGGAAATAACCATGTATCACACCGATTATTCGGGATTTGTGAAAGAAAAGGAAGAGAGGTTGATGATTGAATTCCAGGCCTATCAGGAGCAGCAGAAGAAAATCAAGAAAATGAAGGAGGCCATCAAGCGTCTGAGAGAATGGGCGAATCAGGCGAACCCTCCCAATGAAGGCCTTCACAAGCGGGCACGCAATATGGAAAGGGCCCTTGAGAGGATGGAGAAGCTGAAGCGTCCGGTGCTGGATCGCAGGAAGATGGGATTGGAGTTCGAAGGCGGTGATCGGAGCGGGAAAGTCGTGTTCTCCATGGAGGGTGCTTCAAAGTCCTTTGATGGACGCACTCTCTTCCATGACGCCCATATGGACCTTCGTTTCAAGGACCGCACCGCCATCGTCGGACAGAACGGGACGGGGAAGTCGACCATCGTCAAGATCCTCCTGGGGGAGATGACCGCTGACGGCGGGGACGTGAAGATCGGTAGCAATGTGAAAATGGGGTATCTTTCCCAACATTTTGTGATGGCGGATCCTGAAGCCCGTCTCATCGACGCATTCCGGGATGAAGTGGCGGTGACGGAAGGAGAAGCGCGTCATATCCTTGCGCGGTTCATGTTTTATGGACCGAATGTGTTCCGGAAGGTTGGACAGCTGAGCGGCGGGGAAAAGATGAGACTGCGGCTTGCCCAGCTCATGCACCAGGATCTCAACCTCCTCGTTCTCGATGAACCGACCAATCATCTCGACATCGATTCACGGGAGGTCCTGGAGGAAGCCCTTGAGGAGTTCAATGGTACGATCCTTGCTGTATCCCATGATCGCTATTTCCTCAACAAGCTATTCCAGAAAACGTACTGGATTCACGAAGGGCGGCTCTATTTCTTTGAAGGTCCATACACCTGGGCCAAGGAAAAGCTCCAGGAGCAGATCCCGGTTGAGCGTCCATTGGAGAAAAAGGGTGCAGTGACAAAACCACGTGAAAAAGAAAAAAAGATGGCAACAACTGACACCATCGAAGCAGAGCTTGAAGCACTTGAGACGGAAATTGCTTTGATTGAAGACCGTCTCCAGGCAGAAGAGGACCTTGGGGTGCTCCAGGAACTTCATGAAGAACTGGAACGGCTTGAAGAACAGAGGGAGCTTAAGTACATTCAATATGAAGAACAGCTATCGTGA